In Kitasatospora sp. NBC_00240, the following are encoded in one genomic region:
- a CDS encoding LacI family DNA-binding transcriptional regulator, with amino-acid sequence MGRPTIADIAQRAGVSKGAVSFALNGRPGVSEETRARILRIAEEMSWRPHSAARALGGARAGAVGLVIARPARTIGVEPFFAQLLSGLQAGLSSRTVALQLLVVEDTAAEIEVYRRWASEHRVDGFIVVDPQVQDPRPAVLEELRVPAVVLGRPGRRSSLPSVWADDREAMLSIIDYLAALGHTRIAHLAGLPAFQHTQRRIRALRDSARRLGLTDTESLPTDFSDAQGAAATRALLSRPRRPTAIVYDSDVMALAGLGVAAEMGVAVPGDLSIVSFDDSLLTRIVHPSLTALSRDTFALGEQVAELLLAAINDPAAVRDVRTPTPRLTVRESTAPPALGRSAKAL; translated from the coding sequence GTGGGCAGACCGACGATCGCCGACATCGCGCAGCGTGCGGGGGTGTCGAAGGGCGCGGTGTCCTTCGCGCTCAACGGGCGCCCCGGTGTCAGCGAGGAGACCCGGGCCAGGATCCTGCGGATCGCGGAGGAGATGAGCTGGCGCCCGCACAGTGCGGCGCGGGCTCTCGGCGGCGCCCGGGCCGGGGCGGTCGGGCTGGTGATCGCCCGGCCGGCCCGGACGATCGGGGTGGAGCCCTTCTTCGCGCAGCTGCTGTCGGGGCTGCAGGCGGGTCTCTCCAGCCGGACGGTCGCCCTGCAGCTGCTGGTGGTCGAGGACACCGCCGCCGAGATCGAGGTGTACCGGCGCTGGGCCTCGGAGCACCGGGTGGACGGCTTCATCGTGGTCGACCCGCAGGTCCAGGACCCGCGGCCGGCCGTCCTGGAGGAACTGCGGGTGCCGGCCGTGGTGCTCGGCCGGCCCGGCCGGCGGAGCAGCCTGCCGAGTGTCTGGGCCGACGACCGCGAGGCGATGCTGTCGATCATCGACTACCTGGCCGCCCTCGGTCACACCCGGATCGCCCATCTCGCCGGCCTGCCCGCCTTCCAGCACACCCAGCGCCGGATCCGGGCCCTGCGGGACTCCGCCCGGCGGCTCGGGCTGACCGACACCGAGTCGCTGCCCACCGACTTCAGCGACGCGCAGGGCGCCGCCGCGACCCGGGCGCTGCTGTCCCGCCCCCGGCGGCCCACCGCGATCGTGTACGACAGCGACGTGATGGCACTGGCCGGGCTCGGGGTCGCCGCCGAGATGGGTGTGGCGGTGCCCGGCGACCTGTCCATCGTCTCCTTCGACGACTCCCTGCTGACCCGGATCGTCCATCCCTCGCTGACCGCGCTGTCCCGGGACACCTTCGCCCTCGGCGAGCAGGTGGCCGAGCTGCTGCTGGCGGCGATCAACGACCCGGCGGCGGTCCGGGACGTCCGCACGCCGACCCCGCGGCTCACCGTCCGGGAGAGCACGGCGCCGCCCGCCCTTGGCAGGTCGGCTAAAGCGCTTTAG